GACTTGAAAACGATTCATTTTCAAAGCAGAAATCGTTGCTCGACTAACAGGTGTAAGTCCAATTATTTCCGCACCATCAGCGCTCCAAACAAAATGGTCTTTTCATAAGGCGGAGGATTTTGAAAAGGATTTTCTTCAAGGGCTGCGAGTAATTCCTCCGCTTTCTCCTTCAAATTACTAGACGCTAACTTCTTCGCGTCTTTTTGCGCTTGTTTTGTATAAACCAACTTCAAACTCACCAATCCAACTCCCTATCGCATTCTTCTATAGGAGTTGCTAATCCTTCTTTTATAGATTCTCGCATTCCAGGGACAGATAATAAGTAAAGAGTTTCCTGAATAGCAGACCAGTCTTTTTCGGCAAGCAGAATTGCATTACCACGCTCACCCTGAATAATAACGGGTTTACCCTGCTCTGAAACTTGGTCAATTAGCTTTTGTAAATTATTTTGAGCATCGTTGACGGGAAGCAAAGACATCATGCTTTTTTTAACTCACGGTAACTTTACTCTAGCAGATCTATGAACTACAGATTTTTGTCAAGTTCATTATTGACAAATTTTAATGCGTTTGCCCTAGGTGTTCGCTGAAGGAATATTAAGCGCAAGTTTACAGAGAAGGATTTGGATTATTTTTATGGTAGGCTCTATCAAGCTGATTATTTCGCTTTTACCAAAATTTCATTATGGAGCTAGCATTAATAAAGCTAGGAGGGTCTCTCATTACAGATAAGGATAAACCTTACACTGCTCGACCCGAAGTGATGCAACGATTGGCTAGAGAAATAAATTATATACGGAATCAAAATCCTAATCTCAAATTAATTATTGGCAATGGAGCAGGTTCTTTTGGTCATCAGTCAGCAAAGAAGTACAACACTATCGAGGGTTTTATCTCTCCTTATGAAAAGTTAGGATTTTGCCTGGTACATCAAGATGTTTTAGACCTCAATCTGCTACTAGCTAAGATTTTATTGCAAACAGGTTTACCAGTGGTTAGCCTACCTCCTTTAACAATGGCGATCGCTAAGAATAAGAAGCTATTGGAAAGCAACTTTTCATCTGTAGAGAATAGTCTAGCTGCAGATTTGATTCCTTTAGTTTTTGGTGATGTTGTTTTGGATAAGGCAATTGGCGGTACTATCCTCTCTACAGATACTTTGTTAGCAGAATTGGCTAAATATTTCTTATTCCAAAATAAATACAAAATTATTTTAATTAATGCTGGAGATTATCCAGGAGTACGCGATCGCAATGGAAAAGTCATTTCTCTTATTACCAAAAGTAACTATTCTGAAGTCGAAGCAGCTTTAGGTTTAAGCCATTCAGTAGATGTCACTGGTGGAATGAAAAAGAAAGTAGAGGAGTTTTTAGCTATTTCTAGTCTAGGAATTGATTGCTGGATTATTGATGGAAATATTTCAGACAATCTAGTTCAGGCTGTTTTAGGAAAACCAACTTCAGGAACACTCATTCGAGAATTTTAGTGATTGAAAGAATATATCTGCTTCTTCCTTGGTTTTCTTTGCATTTGGTAGTGTTCACAAAAAGAAGTTAATGGAGTAGCTACAGTAGCGACCGCACGAACAACATCACGCCTTATAATTCTTTACAAAATTAATATAAAGTGATTTGCTATTAAGCAAATAAATGTAATTTATTCTAATTTATGATAGAATATAAAAAATCAATGAAAGTAAAAAATGAGCAATCAAATAACTATTACTTTGCCAGATGAAGTTTACAAACGAGCCGAACATTTTGCACGACTTGCCAACCGGGATATAGCTAGTATCATAGCTGATACTATCCAATTTGGAATTCCATCAATTAGTATGATAGCAGCAGCTTTTGAACCTATATCCGCACTCTCTAATGAGCAGGTTATGGCTTTGACGGAATTGCAGATGGAATCTGAACAAGATGCTCGTTTAAGTGAGTTGCTAGATCGACAGCAGGCAGGTATCATGACTGAGGTAGAATATTCAGAATTGCAAGCCTTAATGCAAATTTATCAAGAATTACTACTACGAAAAGCGACTGCATTAAGCGAAGCCGTGAAACGTGGGTTGATGGAACCTTTAAACTCATGAGTTCTAGCAAAATAGCTAAAGAAGTTCGAGAAAGAGTACGAGCACAGGCTAATAATCAATGTGGTTATTGCCGAAGTCTACAAAAATCTGTGTTGGGAATTCTGGAAATTGAACACATAATTCCAAAGGCTTTAGGTGGTAGCGATGATGAAGAAAACCTATGGCTTTCCTGTAGATTATGCAATGGATTTAAAGGTACTCAAATTTATGCACAAGACCCTGTAACAAACTGTAAGGTTAGGCTGTTTAATCCACGGTATCAAAAATGGTCTGAACATTTTAGTTGGACAAACAACGGTACACATATCATGGGTCTGACTCCAGGCGGTCGTGCAACTATTTTAGCATTACAACTTAACAATACTTATGCATTAAGTGTTAGGCAAGCATGGGTTTCTGCAGGTTGGCATCCACCCCAAGATGATTTAGACTAATTGCTGAAATAACCCCATCAATTTACGTTTGCGAGCGTGAATTTCCATGAGATGAGCTTTATAAGCCAACCACTCTACTTGCCTTCCAGACTCTAAATAAGCAATACGTGCTTTTTTAAGCCATGCTACTGCAGCATCGTAATGTTCAGCCTTACCTGCATCCATAATTGATTCAGCGTAACGACACGCATTTGTAATTACCCATTGAGGATTGTGAGTTGTAGCAGCTTGCATAACTCTATGAACTAACTCTAAATCGTACATATTACGTTCAGAGACAGTAGCGATCGCATCATCAATCAATCCTTCATACAAAAATATATCAACTTTTGCCTTTTCTAATCCCCAACGTTTATGAGTATCAAGTATTTGTAACAACTCCGTTTTTACACCTTCCCATTTTTCTCCAGCCAAGTCCTCCATTATCCTGTAATCAGCAAAAGTAGGTATAGCTTGAAAAGCACTCTTTCTGGCAAATAAAGCAACTTGCTTATCTCTCAACCCCTCAGCTAAATCGCTTGTCCAGATTCCCAAGTCATACTGACAATTCCCCGGTAATTTCAATCCCTCTTGAGCAATATGTAATGCTTGTTGCAGTGATTCCTGTTCCTTCAGGGTTTTCGCTAAGGCAAAAGCTTCTTCCATTGAAGACATTTGAGTTTGGGCTGCATCCATTGCTTCTTCAATTCGACCTAATCGACCAAGCATTGTTAAATAACGTTCGGTTTGTCCTTCTGCTTGTGCCAAATACAAGTACTCTTCGTAACGTTCCTCACGCTCAAGAATTTTCAACCGAATCAATGCCAAATCATCAGCACAATCTGGTGGTTCTCCTTCCCAAACCCCATTTGCAGTAATCTTACCCTGAAGAACCTCTATCAGAAGCGGGTCATTCCAACCTTGACGCAAAGCCTCTAAAGCAAGTTCAAAATCAGCATCCCACTCATTCTGCCAAGTTTCTAAATTGACCTGGATATCCACTTTTTCCTCTGGTATCAGTTCAGTAGTGAGAATTGCTTCACACCACGCATCATTCAATACTGATACTATTTCTTCATTTTCAGCGCCATATTCTTCTACGTCAATCCAGTTATCCACACAAGTCGAAGTAATTGCTTCTAGAATAACAAGAGCATTGTTACTATCTCCCCGTTCGCACAAATCCACAGCAGATTGTACTACACTATACAACTCTTCACTAATGGGGTCTTCTTCATAACCATCTTCCATATAGCGTGCTGCATCCCGAAGAATTTGGCGCACTTGTTGTCGATAAGGTTTCGGATCGACAGTGGTAATGTGACGTTTCAGTTCTGAAGGTGTTTTATTGACAACAGGATGAGTCATCAAACTAACATGATGCTTAATTTCTGCCATCAATTCGGGATGCTTTGCCACCAGTTCTTGTACCAACCGTTGCGTTTGCACGTGGTCAAGACAATCTAGCAGTTTTTCTAAGGAGGAATGCTGTTCCATAGACATCGAAATTCATCTTGAGAGTAGCTTACTGACTAACATAGGACTTACGCACGCTCTACGAAATCTTGGCGCTCTTGGCGTCTTGGCGGTTCAATAAATTAGGGTTTCTGGCAATTTTTGCGTAAGTCCTGTAACAATATCACCTTTTATAATTCACTAATTGTTTACACTAGCAATATGGTAACAAATTACATCCCCATTCCTCTATGACTCAAGTTATCCAAGCCAGTGAACTAACATTGAGTGATGTTGAAAATCAATTTAACCTCCGCCAAGTTATCAACGACTCCACCTTTTTTTATGAATGGCAGAATGATTTACCAGAATTGAGTCAGTCAGAAAGAGATGCCTTGGAGCGAGTGAAAACTGAGTTTCTCTATTTGAATAAATACTCCATGTTAGAGGACTTAGTCAAAATGGTGGTACTTTCACCTCTACTATCCCTAGCAGGATTTTATCGTCCTCCAATTCGTCCGGTTCTGGAAAAACGAGTAGATGTTGCATTACAAGATGAGAACAAAACAGCTTGGGGACGAATTGATATTTTAGTGTTACAGCAGCAAGTTTGGGTAACAGTTATTGAGTCAAAACAAGCAGGGTTCTCTCTTAAGGATGCAACAGCCCAAGCATTATTCTATATGATGGCAAATCCCAATCCCGAACAACCAACCTTTGGTTTAGTAACGAATGGAAGTCATTTTACGTTTATTAAACTCATACGTAATACAGTATCTCAATATGCATTTTCACCTGAATTTTCCTTGTTTCGACCTGATAATGAGCTATGTTGTGTTCTTAGGATTTTAAAACGCTTTACTGATTTGAAATACACGTAGGTAGGGCTATGCCGCACACAAGCTTTATGTGGTGGGCAATGCCCACCCTACATTACACATTACTTTGGTTTTTTGGTAATGTATGTTACACTTTGGAAAATACTATTAATTTTGCCCCTAGTATCTTAAGTCATAATCTCGATCGCGCAACGGCACAATAATGAATACTTGCGCTGATCGTTTGGTCAGTTAAAAATAAAGTTGGTGAATGCACGCGGGGAGATTAACGTGAGTGAAGGGTTCGATTACGATTTAGTGATTTTAGGCGCTGGAGTGGGCGGACATGGCGCTGCTCTACATGCCGTTAGCTGTGGTCTTAAAACAGCGATTGTCGAAGCGGCGGACATGGGAGGAACTTGTGTTAACCGAGGCTGCATTCCATCCAAGGCTCTGTTAGCAGCATCTGGGCGAGTGCGGGAATTACGTAATGCTCATCACCTCAAGTCCCTGGGTATTCAATTGGGAAACGTTGAGTTTGATAGACGCTTAATTGCCGATCATGCCAACAATCTTGTGGCGAAAATTCAAGGTGATTTAACTAATAGCCTGAAGCGCCTGAGTGTCGATATTATTCGTGGGTGGGGTAAAGTCGCAGGGACACAAAAAGTCACTGTCACAACAGATAGCGGTGAAAAAACTATTACGGCAAAAGATATTATTCTTTCCTCCGGCTCTGTACCCTTTGTTCCTCCCGGTATTCAAGTAGATGGCAAAACTGTTTTCACAAGCGACCAAGCGGTAAAACTAGAATCATTACCAGACTGGGTAGCAATTATTGGCAGTGGTTACATCGGATTGGAATTTTCTGATGTTTACTCGGCATTGGGCAGTGAAATCACCATGGTAGAAGCTTTAGACCAACTTATGCCGGGATTTGACCGCGATATTGCCAAACTTGCGGAACGGGTTCTCATTACGAATCGCGACATTGAAACCTATGTAGGAATATACGCCAAAAAAGTGATTCCCGGTTCACCTGTCATTATTGAGTTAGCTAATTTCAAAACCAAAGAAGATGTGGGTGTATTGGAAGTCGATGCTTGCTTGGTAGCAACCGGACGCATTCCAGCTACGCAAAACTTGGGTTTAGAATCTGTAGGCGTGGAACTTGACCGCCGGAATTATATTCCAGTTAACAATAATATGGCTGTGCTATCTACTGGTGAACCAGTACCAAATTTGTGGGCTATCGGGGACGCTACTGGTAAGATGATGCTTGCCCATGCTGCTTCGGCTCAAGGGATTGTAGCTGTAGAAAATATTTGCGGGCGTCATAAAGAAATAGACTATCCCAGCATTCCCGCCGCAGCGTTTACTCACCCAGAAATTAGTTACGTTGGCATGACTGAAACGGCTGCTAAAGAAAAGGGTAGCGCAGAAGGATGGGCAGTAGGAACAACCAAGAGTTACTTCAAAGGCAATTCCAAAGCCCTAGCTGAAGGTGAAGCAGACGGTATGGCAAAGGTGATCTATCGCAAAGACACGGGCGAGGTTTTAGGCGTCCATATTTTTGGAATGCACGCTTCGGATATTATCCATGAAGCCTCAGCAGCGATCGCCAACCGTCAATCCGTCCACACCCTTGCTTATCTGGTTCACGCCCACCCAACACTTTCTGAAGTGTTAGACGAAGCATACAAACGAGCAGTAGCTTAATTTGTCATTGGTCATTTGTCCTTTGTCCTTTGTACGGGATAAATGACCAATGACCAATGACCAATGACCAATGACCAATGACCAATGACCAATTATGCAAATCCGTCGCCGTCGTCCTAATCCATCTGTGGCTGTTTCCATAATGCGGTATCAGGTTGCTGTGCCTGATGCTCAGCCAAACAATATCCTAGAGGAAATTGTTTGGCATAAAGAAGAAGAAGTTGATTTAATGCGGGAAAGGCTACCGCTACAAGAGTTACAGCGTCAAGTACTGGATGCGCCTCCAACTCGTGATTTTATCGCTGCACTGCGTCAAGCAAAAACACAGCCAGCACTGATTGCTGAGGTAAAAAAAGCTTCTCCCAGTAAAGGGGTTTTAAGGGAGAATTTTGATCCAGTGGAAATTGCTCTAAAGTATCAACAAAGCGGTGCGATCTGTATTTCGGTACTGACTGATGAAAAGTTTTTCTCTGGTAGCTTTGAGAACTTAATCAAGGTTCGTGCTAAAGTAAATATACCGTTGCTGTGCAAGGAGTTTATTATATACCCTTACCAAATGTACAGAGCGCGTGTTGCGGGTGCAGATGCAGTCTTGTTGATTGCAGCAATACTGAGCGATCGCGATTTACAATACTTCATCAAAATTGCCAAAACCCTAAAAATGGCAGCTTTGATTGAAGTTCATACTCTAGCAGAACTCGATCGCGTCTTAGCTCTTGATGGTGTGACCTTAGTAGGTATTAACAATCGCAATTTAGAAGATTTCTCCGTTAATTTGCAAACCACCTGCGAACTTATAGCCGCAAGGAGCAACT
This genomic interval from Scytonema hofmannii PCC 7110 contains the following:
- a CDS encoding isopentenyl phosphate kinase, producing the protein MELALIKLGGSLITDKDKPYTARPEVMQRLAREINYIRNQNPNLKLIIGNGAGSFGHQSAKKYNTIEGFISPYEKLGFCLVHQDVLDLNLLLAKILLQTGLPVVSLPPLTMAIAKNKKLLESNFSSVENSLAADLIPLVFGDVVLDKAIGGTILSTDTLLAELAKYFLFQNKYKIILINAGDYPGVRDRNGKVISLITKSNYSEVEAALGLSHSVDVTGGMKKKVEEFLAISSLGIDCWIIDGNISDNLVQAVLGKPTSGTLIREF
- a CDS encoding type I restriction enzyme HsdR N-terminal domain-containing protein, with amino-acid sequence MTQVIQASELTLSDVENQFNLRQVINDSTFFYEWQNDLPELSQSERDALERVKTEFLYLNKYSMLEDLVKMVVLSPLLSLAGFYRPPIRPVLEKRVDVALQDENKTAWGRIDILVLQQQVWVTVIESKQAGFSLKDATAQALFYMMANPNPEQPTFGLVTNGSHFTFIKLIRNTVSQYAFSPEFSLFRPDNELCCVLRILKRFTDLKYT
- a CDS encoding SWIM zinc finger domain-containing protein gives rise to the protein MEQHSSLEKLLDCLDHVQTQRLVQELVAKHPELMAEIKHHVSLMTHPVVNKTPSELKRHITTVDPKPYRQQVRQILRDAARYMEDGYEEDPISEELYSVVQSAVDLCERGDSNNALVILEAITSTCVDNWIDVEEYGAENEEIVSVLNDAWCEAILTTELIPEEKVDIQVNLETWQNEWDADFELALEALRQGWNDPLLIEVLQGKITANGVWEGEPPDCADDLALIRLKILEREERYEEYLYLAQAEGQTERYLTMLGRLGRIEEAMDAAQTQMSSMEEAFALAKTLKEQESLQQALHIAQEGLKLPGNCQYDLGIWTSDLAEGLRDKQVALFARKSAFQAIPTFADYRIMEDLAGEKWEGVKTELLQILDTHKRWGLEKAKVDIFLYEGLIDDAIATVSERNMYDLELVHRVMQAATTHNPQWVITNACRYAESIMDAGKAEHYDAAVAWLKKARIAYLESGRQVEWLAYKAHLMEIHARKRKLMGLFQQLV
- the trpC gene encoding indole-3-glycerol phosphate synthase TrpC, encoding MQIRRRRPNPSVAVSIMRYQVAVPDAQPNNILEEIVWHKEEEVDLMRERLPLQELQRQVLDAPPTRDFIAALRQAKTQPALIAEVKKASPSKGVLRENFDPVEIALKYQQSGAICISVLTDEKFFSGSFENLIKVRAKVNIPLLCKEFIIYPYQMYRARVAGADAVLLIAAILSDRDLQYFIKIAKTLKMAALIEVHTLAELDRVLALDGVTLVGINNRNLEDFSVNLQTTCELIAARSNLLQERNILVVSESGFHTPEDLAIVECAGVSGVLIGESLVKHPDPGEAITNLFAKSSSPAKLGL
- the lpdA gene encoding dihydrolipoyl dehydrogenase — its product is MSEGFDYDLVILGAGVGGHGAALHAVSCGLKTAIVEAADMGGTCVNRGCIPSKALLAASGRVRELRNAHHLKSLGIQLGNVEFDRRLIADHANNLVAKIQGDLTNSLKRLSVDIIRGWGKVAGTQKVTVTTDSGEKTITAKDIILSSGSVPFVPPGIQVDGKTVFTSDQAVKLESLPDWVAIIGSGYIGLEFSDVYSALGSEITMVEALDQLMPGFDRDIAKLAERVLITNRDIETYVGIYAKKVIPGSPVIIELANFKTKEDVGVLEVDACLVATGRIPATQNLGLESVGVELDRRNYIPVNNNMAVLSTGEPVPNLWAIGDATGKMMLAHAASAQGIVAVENICGRHKEIDYPSIPAAAFTHPEISYVGMTETAAKEKGSAEGWAVGTTKSYFKGNSKALAEGEADGMAKVIYRKDTGEVLGVHIFGMHASDIIHEASAAIANRQSVHTLAYLVHAHPTLSEVLDEAYKRAVA
- a CDS encoding type II toxin-antitoxin system Phd/YefM family antitoxin codes for the protein MSLLPVNDAQNNLQKLIDQVSEQGKPVIIQGERGNAILLAEKDWSAIQETLYLLSVPGMRESIKEGLATPIEECDRELDW
- a CDS encoding HNH endonuclease codes for the protein MSSSKIAKEVRERVRAQANNQCGYCRSLQKSVLGILEIEHIIPKALGGSDDEENLWLSCRLCNGFKGTQIYAQDPVTNCKVRLFNPRYQKWSEHFSWTNNGTHIMGLTPGGRATILALQLNNTYALSVRQAWVSAGWHPPQDDLD